In a genomic window of Arthrobacter woluwensis:
- the gyrB gene encoding DNA topoisomerase (ATP-hydrolyzing) subunit B, which produces MAIENAEHPDADPQPESGLSATTQRDYGASDITVLEGLEAVRKRPGMYIGSTGPRGLHHLVYEVVDNSVDEALAGYCSHIEVVLQADGGVSVVDDGRGIPVDIHPTEGKPTVEVVMTILHAGGKFGGGGYSVSGGLHGVGISVVNALSRRVDTVVRRQGHAWRMSFADGGKPMGPLVEGEETVETGTTQTFYPDPEIFETTEFDFETLRARFQQMAFLNKGLRITLTDEREIETPDEDLDLDHLNEAESGPRTVVYQYDNGLLDYVTHLNKSKKTELVHPDVISLATEDTDKQISLEMAMQWTTAYSESVHTYANTINTHEGGTHEEGFRAALTTLINRYAREKNIIKEKDDNLTGDDIREGLTAVISVKLSEPQFEGQTKTKLGNSEAKGFVQRAVTEELGDWLERNPGPARDIIRKAINAAQARLAARKARDNARRKSPLESFGMPGKLSDCSSKDPSRCEVYIVEGDSAGGSAKRGRNPETQAILPLRGKILNVERARLDKALGNAEVQSMITAFGAGIGEDFDLEKLRYHKIVLMADADVDGQHITTLLMTLLFRYMRPLIENGYVYLAQPPLYRIKWSNATHDYVYSDAERDAALVKGQAENKRLPKENGIQRYKGLGEMDYTELWDTTMDPDRRTLLQVTMDDALAADQVFSVLMGEDVESRRNFIQQNAKDVRFLDI; this is translated from the coding sequence GTGGCCATTGAGAACGCCGAACACCCAGACGCCGATCCGCAGCCGGAAAGCGGATTGTCCGCCACCACGCAGCGCGACTACGGCGCCAGTGACATCACCGTCCTTGAAGGTCTGGAAGCCGTCCGCAAACGGCCCGGCATGTACATCGGCTCGACCGGCCCCCGCGGTCTGCACCACCTGGTCTACGAAGTCGTGGACAACTCGGTGGATGAGGCCCTGGCCGGGTACTGCTCCCACATCGAGGTGGTGCTCCAGGCAGACGGCGGCGTCAGCGTGGTGGACGACGGCCGTGGCATCCCCGTGGACATCCACCCCACCGAGGGCAAGCCGACGGTGGAAGTGGTCATGACCATCCTGCACGCCGGCGGCAAGTTCGGTGGCGGCGGCTACTCCGTCTCCGGTGGTCTGCACGGCGTGGGCATCTCCGTGGTGAACGCGCTGTCCCGCCGCGTGGACACCGTGGTCCGTCGTCAGGGTCACGCCTGGCGCATGTCCTTCGCCGACGGCGGCAAGCCCATGGGCCCGCTGGTCGAGGGCGAGGAGACCGTGGAGACGGGCACCACCCAGACCTTCTACCCGGACCCCGAGATCTTCGAGACCACCGAGTTCGATTTCGAGACCCTCCGTGCCCGCTTCCAGCAGATGGCGTTCCTGAACAAGGGCCTGCGCATCACGCTGACGGATGAGCGCGAGATCGAGACGCCCGACGAGGACCTGGACCTCGATCACCTCAATGAGGCGGAGAGCGGTCCCCGGACCGTGGTCTACCAGTACGACAACGGTCTTCTGGACTACGTGACCCACCTCAACAAGAGCAAGAAGACCGAGCTGGTCCACCCGGACGTGATCTCCCTCGCGACCGAGGACACGGACAAGCAGATCTCGCTCGAAATGGCGATGCAGTGGACCACGGCATACTCCGAGAGCGTCCACACCTACGCCAACACCATCAACACGCATGAGGGCGGCACGCACGAGGAGGGTTTCCGCGCTGCGCTGACCACCCTCATCAACCGCTACGCCCGCGAGAAGAACATCATCAAGGAGAAGGACGACAACCTCACCGGTGATGACATCCGTGAAGGCCTGACCGCCGTCATCTCCGTGAAGCTCTCCGAACCGCAGTTCGAAGGACAGACCAAGACCAAGCTCGGCAACTCCGAGGCCAAGGGCTTCGTGCAGCGTGCCGTGACCGAGGAGCTCGGCGACTGGCTGGAGCGCAACCCCGGCCCCGCGCGGGACATCATCCGGAAGGCGATCAACGCCGCCCAGGCACGTCTCGCGGCCCGGAAGGCCCGTGACAACGCCCGACGGAAGAGCCCGCTGGAGTCCTTCGGCATGCCCGGCAAGCTCTCCGACTGCTCCTCCAAGGACCCGTCGCGCTGCGAGGTGTACATCGTGGAGGGTGACTCCGCAGGTGGTTCCGCCAAGCGCGGCCGCAACCCGGAGACCCAGGCGATCCTGCCCCTGCGCGGAAAGATCCTGAACGTCGAGCGTGCCCGCCTGGACAAGGCTCTCGGCAACGCCGAAGTGCAGTCGATGATCACGGCGTTCGGCGCCGGCATCGGCGAGGACTTCGACCTCGAGAAGCTGCGGTACCACAAGATCGTGCTCATGGCCGATGCCGATGTGGACGGCCAGCACATCACCACGCTGCTCATGACCCTGTTGTTCCGCTACATGCGGCCGCTCATCGAGAACGGTTACGTCTACCTGGCGCAGCCGCCGCTGTACCGCATCAAGTGGTCCAACGCGACGCACGACTACGTCTACAGCGACGCCGAACGTGACGCCGCGCTGGTCAAGGGCCAGGCCGAGAACAAGCGCCTGCCCAAGGAGAACGGCATCCAGCGCTACAAGGGTCTCGGCGAGATGGACTACACCGAGCTCTGGGACACGACCATGGACCCTGACCGCCGCACGCTGCTGCAGGTCACCATGGATGACGCCCTCGCCGCGGACCAGGTGTTCTCGGTCCTCATGGGCGAGGATGTCGAATCCCGCCGTAACTTCATCCAGCAGAACGCCAAGGACGTCAGGTTCCTGGACATCTAG
- the gyrA gene encoding DNA gyrase subunit A — translation MSDETPEIPGMKSPEAAIEGTLVDRVEQVDLQTEMQRSYLDYAMAVIVGRALPDVRDGLKPVHRRVIYAMYDGGYRPDKAFSKCARVVGDVMGTYHPHGDMAIYDALVRLIQDWVMRYPLALGQGNFGSPGNDGAAAPRYTETKMSQLAMEMVRDIDEETVDFQPNYDGRSLEPTILPARFPNLLVNGSSGIAVGMATNIPPHNLREVADGVQWYLQNPEATREELLEELLLRIKGPDFPTGATILGHKGIEDAYRTGRGSITMRAVVNVEEIQGRTCLVVTELPYQANPDNLAVKIAELVKDGKVQGIADLRDETSGRTGQRLVIVLKRDAVAKVVLNNLYKHTQLQENFSANMLAIVDGVPRTLSLDAFIRHWVAHQLDVIARRTRYRLRRAEEEAHILRALLKALDMLDEVIALIRASSTTEAARDGLMELLEIDELQARAILDMQLRRLAALERQKLQERHAELEALITEYKEIIASEDRQRAIISEELAGIVEKHGDDRRTQILRGFDGDMSIEDLIPEEEVVVTITRGGYVKRTRSDNYRSQQRGGKGIKGAQLRGDDVVEHFFVTTTHHWLLFFTNLGRVYRAKAYELTEAGRDAKGQHVANLLAFQPDEHIAQVLDLRDYQQAPYLVLATKGGLVKKTRLEDYDTNRSAGVIAINLRDGDEVVSAQLVSETDDLILVSRKGQSIRFTADDEALRPMGRATSGVTGMKFREADELLAADVVTEDSYVFIVTEGGYAKRTAADEYRLQNRGGLGIKVAKLAEERGDLVGALIVDENDEVLVVMEGGKVVRSSVQGVPAKGRDTMGVIFAKPDKNDRIIGVARNTERGLEVEESGETPDDAEADDVTLSQNKDGADASVPVQDTESGESGSDDPQSDETSGGTA, via the coding sequence ATGAGTGACGAAACTCCCGAAATCCCTGGCATGAAGAGCCCCGAGGCCGCCATCGAGGGCACGCTGGTGGACCGCGTCGAGCAGGTCGACCTGCAGACCGAGATGCAGCGCTCCTACCTCGATTACGCCATGGCCGTGATCGTGGGCCGTGCCCTTCCGGATGTCCGGGATGGCCTCAAGCCGGTGCACCGCCGCGTGATCTACGCGATGTACGACGGCGGCTACCGCCCCGACAAGGCGTTCAGCAAGTGCGCCCGCGTGGTCGGCGACGTGATGGGCACGTACCACCCGCATGGCGACATGGCGATCTACGACGCCCTGGTCCGTCTCATCCAGGACTGGGTGATGCGCTACCCGCTCGCACTCGGCCAGGGCAACTTCGGCTCCCCGGGCAACGACGGCGCGGCCGCCCCCCGGTACACCGAGACGAAGATGTCCCAGCTCGCCATGGAGATGGTCCGGGACATCGACGAGGAGACCGTCGACTTCCAGCCCAACTACGACGGCCGCAGCCTCGAGCCGACCATCCTGCCGGCCCGCTTCCCGAACCTGCTGGTCAACGGATCCTCCGGCATCGCCGTCGGCATGGCCACCAACATCCCGCCGCACAACCTCCGCGAAGTGGCGGACGGCGTGCAGTGGTACCTGCAGAATCCGGAAGCCACTCGCGAAGAGCTCCTCGAAGAGCTCCTGCTCCGCATCAAGGGTCCGGATTTCCCCACCGGCGCCACCATCCTGGGCCACAAGGGCATCGAAGACGCCTACCGCACGGGCCGTGGTTCCATCACGATGCGTGCCGTGGTCAACGTCGAGGAGATCCAGGGCCGCACCTGCCTCGTGGTCACCGAGCTGCCCTACCAGGCGAACCCGGACAACCTGGCCGTGAAGATCGCCGAACTCGTCAAGGACGGCAAGGTCCAGGGCATCGCCGACCTGCGCGATGAGACCTCCGGCCGCACCGGTCAGCGCCTCGTGATCGTGCTCAAGCGCGACGCCGTGGCCAAGGTGGTCCTGAACAACCTCTACAAGCACACCCAGCTGCAGGAGAACTTCTCTGCGAACATGCTGGCGATCGTGGACGGTGTGCCGCGCACGCTGAGCCTCGACGCTTTCATCCGCCACTGGGTGGCGCACCAGTTGGACGTCATCGCCCGCCGGACCCGGTACCGCCTGCGCCGTGCCGAGGAAGAGGCGCACATCCTGCGTGCGCTCCTCAAGGCGTTGGACATGCTGGACGAGGTCATCGCCCTGATCCGCGCTTCCAGCACCACGGAGGCCGCCCGCGACGGTCTGATGGAACTGCTCGAGATCGATGAGCTCCAGGCCCGCGCCATCCTCGACATGCAGCTGCGCCGTCTGGCCGCTCTGGAGCGCCAGAAGCTCCAGGAGCGTCACGCCGAACTCGAAGCGCTGATCACCGAGTACAAGGAGATCATCGCGTCCGAGGACCGCCAGCGCGCCATCATCTCCGAAGAGCTCGCCGGGATCGTCGAGAAGCACGGCGATGACCGCCGCACGCAGATCCTGCGCGGCTTCGACGGCGACATGTCCATCGAGGACCTCATCCCCGAGGAAGAGGTGGTCGTCACGATCACCCGCGGCGGCTACGTCAAGCGCACCCGCAGCGACAACTACCGTTCGCAGCAGCGCGGCGGCAAGGGCATCAAGGGCGCCCAGCTGCGGGGCGACGACGTCGTGGAGCACTTCTTCGTCACCACCACCCACCACTGGCTGCTGTTCTTCACCAACCTGGGCCGCGTGTACCGCGCCAAGGCGTACGAACTGACCGAGGCCGGCCGTGACGCCAAGGGCCAGCACGTGGCGAACCTGCTGGCCTTCCAGCCGGACGAGCACATCGCCCAGGTCCTCGACCTGCGTGATTACCAGCAGGCCCCGTACCTGGTTCTCGCCACGAAGGGCGGTCTGGTCAAGAAGACCCGCCTGGAGGACTACGACACCAACCGTAGCGCCGGCGTGATCGCCATCAACCTGCGCGACGGCGACGAAGTGGTCTCGGCCCAGCTGGTCAGCGAGACCGACGACCTGATCCTGGTGTCCCGCAAGGGCCAGTCGATCCGCTTCACCGCCGACGACGAGGCGCTGCGTCCCATGGGCCGCGCCACCTCGGGCGTCACCGGCATGAAGTTCCGCGAGGCTGACGAGCTTCTCGCCGCCGATGTGGTCACGGAGGACTCCTACGTGTTCATTGTGACCGAGGGCGGCTACGCCAAGCGCACCGCGGCCGACGAGTACCGTCTGCAGAACCGTGGCGGCCTGGGCATCAAGGTGGCCAAGCTCGCCGAGGAACGCGGTGACCTGGTGGGCGCTCTCATCGTGGATGAGAACGACGAGGTCCTCGTGGTCATGGAGGGCGGCAAGGTGGTCCGTTCCTCGGTCCAGGGCGTGCCCGCCAAGGGCCGCGACACCATGGGCGTCATCTTCGCCAAGCCGGACAAGAACGACCGGATCATCGGCGTCGCGCGCAACACCGAACGTGGTCTGGAGGTCGAGGAATCCGGGGAAACACCGGACGATGCCGAAGCCGATGACGTAACGTTGAGTCAGAACAAGGACGGCGCCGACGCGTCCGTCCCCGTCCAGGACACCGAATCCGGCGAATCCGGCTCGGACGATCCGCAAAGCGATGAAACCAGTGGAGGTACCGCGTGA